The genome window CGTCCTAATCCCATTCCCCACCGGCAACGGCCATTGGTCCGCCGTCGGCGAGGAACTGGAGCTGCTGGACGTCGAAGCATCCGCCCTGCGCACCGCCGGCCGCCTGGAACTGACCAGCGTCCTCAACTCCACCCCCAAGAAGGCTGACTAACCATGGCTGAGGTTCTGAACTTCGAGCACAACGGCATCACCGTAAATGCCACCGAATCCCCCGAGGCCATGGGTGGCCTGGGCGATAACGTGATCGGCCTGGTCGGCACGGCGCCGAAGGCGCATGCATCGATCCCGAAGAACGCGCCGTTTCGCATCAACAGCTTCACCACCCAGGCGCTGCTGGACCCTACCGGTACTGAGTCGGGCACGCTGTTCCACGCCGTGTACCAGATCCTCAAAGTGGTGAAGGTGCCGGTCTATGTGGTGATCGTGGAGGAGGGCGCCACCCCGGCTGACACGATCAACAATGTGATCGGCGGTGATGAGCCGATCACCGGTCGCAAGCTCGGTCTGGCCGCACTGGCCAGCGTGCCGGAAGACCTCACCATCATCGGCGCCCCAGGCTTCACCGGCACCAAGGCCGTGGCCGGCGAGTTCGCCGAGTTCGGCAAGCGCATCAAGGCCCGTGTGGTGCTGGATGGCAAGGACGCCAGCGTCGCCGACCAGGTGACCTACAGCGGCGAACTGGGTGGGGCTGACCTGGGTTTCGACCGTTGCCTGCTGGTGCACAACATGCCATCGGTGTACTCCAAGGCGGCGAAGAAAAACGTATTCCTCGCGCCATCGTCCCTGGCCATCGCTGCACTGGCCAAGGTCAAGCAGTGGGAA of Pseudomonas azotoformans contains these proteins:
- a CDS encoding phage tail sheath protein; translated protein: MAEVLNFEHNGITVNATESPEAMGGLGDNVIGLVGTAPKAHASIPKNAPFRINSFTTQALLDPTGTESGTLFHAVYQILKVVKVPVYVVIVEEGATPADTINNVIGGDEPITGRKLGLAALASVPEDLTIIGAPGFTGTKAVAGEFAEFGKRIKARVVLDGKDASVADQVTYSGELGGADLGFDRCLLVHNMPSVYSKAAKKNVFLAPSSLAIAALAKVKQWESPGNQVTFAEDVSRVVEYNILDTSTEGDLLNRYGVSYYARTILGGFSLLGNRSITGKFISYVGLEDAISRKLVKAGQKAMAKNLTKSFMDQEVKRINDWLQTLVADETIPGGSVYLHPELNSVEKYKNGTWFIVIDYGRYAPNEHMIYQLNARDEIIEQFLEDVL